From Drosophila subpulchrella strain 33 F10 #4 breed RU33 unplaced genomic scaffold, RU_Dsub_v1.1 Primary Assembly Seq354, whole genome shotgun sequence, the proteins below share one genomic window:
- the LOC119559999 gene encoding uncharacterized protein LOC119559999 encodes MNPTNLGRQNGALVLEVLKVLGRPATSYEVAERVADVYRLPLQRIRPVVTDVLEGGKREGFFSCLNGRYSVVQPVVDQLGRDIDQYAAEILAGCSAEGALPQMSPLMLKLQQLDGSPPMVNGNRYRRTTSGEQRERMPSGDVPMDARLLMLPVSTLL; translated from the coding sequence ATGAATCCCACCAATTTGGGCAGGCAGAACGGAGCTCTGGTGCTAGAGGTGTTGAAGGTGCTGGGTCGTCCTGCTACCAGTTACGAGGTGGCCGAAAGGGTGGCCGATGTCTATCGTTTGCCACTGCAGCGCATCCGTCCAGTGGTCACCGACGTCCTCGAGGGCGGAAAGCGCGAGGGTTTCTTCAGCTGCCTCAACGGTCGCTACTCGGTGGTGCAGCCGGTGGTGGACCAACTGGGCCGGGACATCGATCAGTATGCCGCCGAGATTCTGGCTGGGTGCAGTGCCGAGGGAGCCCTGCCCCAGATGTCGCCCCTGATGCTCAAGCTCCAGCAGCTGGACGGATCGCCGCCCATGGTGAACGGGAATCGGTACCGCCGGACGACCTCGGGGGAGCAACGCGAACGGATGCCCTCCGGGGATGTGCCCATGGACGCCCGTCTCCTCATGCTGCCCGTCTCTACCCTACTGTGA